A part of Paenibacillus sp. IHBB 10380 genomic DNA contains:
- a CDS encoding trans-sulfuration enzyme family protein produces the protein MSEPKDPSRNELNFATKLLHFGSEFDRTTGASSVPIYQASTFHHEDIFNPPQHDYSRSGNPTRQALEDYIALLEGGERGFAYSSGMAAISSTFMMFSSGDHMIVTEDVYGGTYRLLTSILSRLGIETTFVDMTDLENVKAALRPNTKAVYMETPSNPTLKITDVAAVTNWAKEHELITLLDNTFMTPLFQRPIEQGVDIVLHSATKFLGGHSDVLAGLAVARTASLGNELKQLQNGLGTVLGPQDSWLLIRGMKTLEARMNHSEISAMKLATWLDERSDIVNVYYPGLTNHPGRENHEKQSTGYGAVVSFDVGSGERAKQVLNSVKIPLVAVSLGAVESILSYPAMMSHAAMPIEVRAARGITDGLLRFSVGLEHIEDLIQDLDQALRG, from the coding sequence ATGAGTGAACCCAAAGATCCGTCCCGTAACGAGTTGAACTTTGCAACGAAATTACTCCATTTCGGGTCAGAATTTGATCGTACTACTGGAGCTTCGAGTGTACCGATATATCAGGCATCAACGTTTCATCATGAAGATATTTTTAACCCACCACAGCATGATTATAGTCGTTCAGGGAATCCAACGCGTCAAGCATTGGAAGATTATATTGCCTTGTTGGAAGGTGGGGAACGAGGATTCGCATACTCTTCCGGAATGGCGGCGATTTCTAGCACATTTATGATGTTCTCATCGGGAGACCACATGATCGTGACGGAAGACGTTTATGGGGGGACATACCGCTTATTAACGAGTATTTTAAGTAGACTCGGTATTGAGACTACCTTTGTTGATATGACAGATCTAGAGAACGTTAAGGCAGCGTTGAGACCTAATACAAAAGCGGTATATATGGAGACTCCTTCTAATCCTACCTTGAAAATTACGGATGTTGCTGCGGTTACGAATTGGGCTAAGGAGCATGAGCTCATTACTCTGCTAGATAATACGTTCATGACACCGCTATTTCAGCGTCCAATAGAGCAAGGTGTGGATATTGTGTTACATAGTGCTACCAAATTTCTTGGGGGTCACAGTGACGTTCTTGCAGGTTTAGCCGTAGCTCGCACAGCTTCGCTAGGAAATGAATTGAAGCAATTACAGAATGGACTAGGTACGGTTCTTGGACCTCAAGACTCTTGGCTACTTATTCGTGGAATGAAAACGTTAGAAGCGAGGATGAATCATAGTGAGATTAGTGCCATGAAGCTAGCAACTTGGCTAGATGAGCGTAGTGATATCGTGAACGTATACTATCCTGGTTTAACCAATCATCCAGGGCGTGAGAATCATGAGAAGCAGTCTACAGGTTATGGGGCAGTGGTCTCCTTCGACGTGGGCTCTGGTGAGCGGGCTAAACAAGTGTTAAACAGTGTTAAAATACCTTTAGTTGCAGTAAGTTTAGGTGCTGTTGAGAGTATATTGTCTTACCCAGCCATGATGTCTCATGCGGCTATGCCAATTGAAGTTCGAGCTGCACGTGGGATTACTGATGGATTACTTCGATTCTCGGTTGGACTTGAGCATATTGAGGATTTAATCCAGGATCTTGACCAAGCTTTACGAGGATAA
- a CDS encoding 3D domain-containing protein: MNQVKTWQRILLCVGLLGMLAGESKSHAFAMIKGVHEDSYMQKINNDYSFASIYTNGTKKPIAKPTPKRQLPSIAVSAPRAEQVIDVVKVSATGYSPGYESTGKRPSHPQYGITYSGVKVKRDKNTVSTIAADPKVFPLGSILYIPGYGYGIVADTGSAIKGRKIDLYFNSVKQVYKEWGKKDVDVLIIKRGNGKCTEKMLATLGDAIQNYKSLPAFVLEEAI; the protein is encoded by the coding sequence ATGAATCAGGTAAAAACATGGCAGAGGATTTTGTTATGTGTTGGATTGCTAGGTATGCTTGCAGGGGAAAGTAAGTCACACGCATTTGCGATGATTAAAGGAGTTCATGAGGATTCATATATGCAGAAGATCAATAATGATTACTCATTTGCTAGCATATATACGAACGGTACGAAGAAGCCGATAGCAAAGCCAACACCTAAGAGACAATTACCATCCATAGCGGTGTCAGCTCCACGAGCAGAGCAAGTTATTGATGTCGTTAAAGTGTCAGCGACAGGGTACAGCCCCGGATATGAGTCTACTGGCAAAAGGCCAAGTCATCCTCAATATGGAATCACCTACTCAGGTGTAAAAGTGAAGCGCGACAAAAATACCGTATCCACGATTGCAGCCGATCCTAAAGTGTTTCCTCTAGGGAGTATTCTATATATCCCGGGATATGGATATGGCATTGTTGCAGATACAGGTTCTGCCATTAAGGGGAGAAAGATAGATCTGTATTTCAATTCCGTTAAGCAGGTCTATAAGGAGTGGGGCAAGAAAGATGTGGATGTGCTTATTATTAAGCGTGGAAATGGAAAATGTACGGAAAAAATGTTAGCAACACTAGGTGATGCTATTCAAAACTATAAATCGTTGCCAGCATTTGTACTGGAAGAAGCTATATAA
- the thrS gene encoding threonine--tRNA ligase: MAVNIKLPDGSVREYAEGSSIEDVAASISSGLKKSAVAGKLNGQVVDLSTTLEEGALIEIVTLDSAEGLEVMRHSTAHLMAQAVKRLFGNKEVHLGIGPVIEDGFYYDMDLEHALNPEDLQKIEKEMERIINENLPITRKEISREEALQIFGELGDPYKLELINNLPEDSIISMYEQGEFFDLCRGPHVPSTSKIKIFKLMNVAGAYWRGDSKNKMLQRIYGTAFVKKAQLEEHLHFLEEAKKRDHRKLGKELEIFTFSPLVGQGLPLWLPKGAKLRRTLERYIVDLEESLGYDHVYTPVLGNVELYKTSGHWEHYQDDMFPKMVLDNEELVLRPMNCPHHMMVYKSDMRSYRDLPIRIAELGMQHRYEMSGALTGLHRVRAMTLNDAHIFCRPDQIKEEFKRVIELISKVYEDFGIKEYRFRLSYRDPEDTEKYFPNDEMWEMSQRMLREVVEEVGLPFFEAVGEAAFYGPKLDVQVKTALGKEETLSTGQLDFLLPERFELEYIGDDGQKHRPVVIHRGILGTMERMTAFLLENFAGALPLWLSPVQVKVIPVSGAFEGYANEVVDKLKLAGISVEADLRNEKLGYKIREGQLEKVPYMFVIGENEMNDQSVSVRKRGEGDIGAKPLSEMIAILKEEISNHIV; the protein is encoded by the coding sequence GTGGCAGTTAATATCAAATTACCAGACGGTTCGGTTCGAGAGTATGCAGAGGGTAGTAGTATTGAAGATGTTGCAGCATCGATTAGTAGTGGGCTTAAGAAGAGTGCTGTAGCAGGTAAGTTAAATGGGCAAGTAGTGGACTTATCCACAACCCTAGAAGAGGGAGCGCTCATTGAAATCGTGACTTTGGATTCTGCCGAGGGCTTAGAGGTTATGCGTCACAGTACAGCACATTTGATGGCCCAAGCGGTGAAACGATTGTTTGGTAATAAGGAAGTTCATTTAGGTATTGGACCCGTTATTGAAGACGGATTCTATTATGATATGGATCTAGAGCATGCTCTTAACCCGGAGGACTTGCAGAAGATTGAGAAGGAAATGGAACGGATTATTAATGAGAACTTACCGATTACTCGTAAAGAGATCAGTCGTGAAGAGGCTCTACAAATATTCGGTGAACTTGGTGATCCATACAAGCTGGAGCTCATTAATAATTTGCCTGAAGATAGCATTATTTCGATGTATGAACAAGGTGAGTTTTTCGATTTATGCCGGGGACCTCACGTACCATCCACAAGCAAGATCAAGATTTTTAAACTTATGAATGTAGCTGGTGCCTACTGGCGCGGGGACAGTAAGAATAAAATGTTGCAACGGATTTACGGAACAGCTTTTGTTAAAAAAGCTCAGTTAGAGGAGCATTTGCACTTTCTAGAAGAAGCTAAGAAACGTGATCACCGTAAACTAGGTAAAGAATTAGAGATTTTTACTTTCTCACCACTTGTGGGTCAAGGGCTTCCTCTTTGGCTTCCAAAAGGGGCTAAGCTGCGCCGTACACTGGAACGTTATATTGTAGATTTGGAAGAAAGCTTAGGTTACGATCATGTATATACACCGGTTTTGGGTAATGTTGAGTTGTACAAGACTTCTGGTCACTGGGAGCACTATCAAGACGACATGTTCCCGAAAATGGTACTCGATAACGAGGAACTGGTACTCCGTCCTATGAACTGTCCGCATCACATGATGGTGTATAAGAGTGACATGCGTAGCTATCGTGATCTTCCGATCCGTATTGCAGAGCTTGGTATGCAACATCGTTATGAAATGTCTGGAGCGCTCACAGGATTACACCGTGTACGGGCAATGACACTGAATGATGCACATATATTCTGTAGACCAGATCAGATTAAAGAAGAGTTTAAGCGTGTTATTGAATTGATCTCTAAAGTATATGAAGACTTTGGTATTAAGGAATATCGCTTCCGCTTGTCTTATCGTGATCCAGAGGATACGGAGAAGTACTTCCCTAATGATGAGATGTGGGAGATGTCTCAGCGTATGCTGCGTGAAGTTGTCGAAGAAGTGGGTCTTCCATTCTTTGAAGCTGTAGGAGAAGCTGCTTTCTATGGTCCTAAGTTAGATGTACAAGTGAAGACTGCACTTGGTAAGGAAGAGACGTTATCAACTGGACAGCTTGATTTCTTGCTTCCTGAACGCTTTGAGCTAGAGTATATCGGTGATGATGGACAGAAGCATCGTCCTGTCGTAATCCATCGAGGTATTCTAGGAACAATGGAACGGATGACTGCGTTCTTGCTTGAGAACTTTGCGGGAGCCTTGCCGCTATGGTTGTCTCCAGTTCAGGTTAAGGTTATACCTGTATCAGGAGCTTTTGAAGGTTATGCCAACGAAGTGGTAGATAAGCTGAAGCTTGCGGGTATTTCTGTAGAAGCCGATCTTCGTAATGAAAAACTGGGTTATAAGATTCGTGAAGGACAGCTTGAGAAGGTCCCTTACATGTTCGTTATCGGTGAGAATGAGATGAATGATCAATCTGTATCGGTACGTAAGCGAGGCGAAGGTGATATCGGAGCTAAACCACTTTCTGAGATGATCGCCATTCTAAAAGAAGAAATTTCAAACCATATTGTTTAA
- a CDS encoding aminotransferase class I/II-fold pyridoxal phosphate-dependent enzyme: MEKKSLQIESRLAQMGSIEEPVTGAVNFPIYQATAFRHPGLGKSTGFDYSRTKNPTRKVLEDAAAELESGDAGFACSSGMAALQTVFALFGQGDHLIVSLDLYGGTYRLLERILSKFGVSASYVDTNDLDALETARRPNTKAVFIETPTNPLMMITDIEAVCTWAQRHKLLTIVDNTLMTPFFQRPIELGADIIVHSATKYLGGHNDVLAGLIITKGQELSEEMFFLHNSIGAVLGPTDAYQLMRGMKTLALRMERHESNAIQMAQYLLTHSAVAEVFHPVLPDHPGHDIQKKQCSGNTGIFSFKVKDARYVEPLLRHIRLIAFAESLGGVESLMTYPAVQTHADIPLEIREAIGVDDRLLRFSVGIEHVDDLIADLGGALDAARQEIEGGEQR; encoded by the coding sequence ATGGAGAAGAAATCATTACAAATTGAGAGTAGATTGGCGCAAATGGGTTCAATTGAAGAACCTGTGACAGGAGCTGTTAATTTTCCGATCTATCAAGCTACTGCATTCCGTCATCCTGGACTTGGGAAGAGCACAGGATTTGATTATTCTCGTACGAAGAATCCAACACGTAAAGTATTAGAAGATGCCGCTGCTGAACTAGAATCAGGGGATGCAGGGTTCGCATGTAGCTCAGGAATGGCTGCATTGCAGACCGTTTTTGCACTATTTGGACAGGGGGATCATTTGATTGTATCTCTGGACTTGTATGGAGGGACATACCGTCTATTAGAACGAATTCTTTCTAAATTCGGCGTAAGTGCTTCATATGTAGATACGAATGATCTAGATGCTCTGGAGACCGCCAGACGCCCTAATACGAAAGCTGTTTTTATAGAGACGCCGACGAATCCATTAATGATGATTACGGATATTGAAGCTGTCTGTACATGGGCACAACGACATAAGTTACTTACCATTGTGGATAACACGCTGATGACGCCGTTCTTTCAACGTCCAATTGAATTAGGAGCTGATATTATCGTTCACAGTGCTACCAAATATTTGGGTGGCCATAACGATGTCCTAGCCGGTCTAATTATTACTAAAGGACAAGAGTTATCTGAAGAAATGTTCTTCTTACACAATTCCATCGGGGCTGTTCTTGGTCCAACGGATGCATACCAATTAATGCGTGGAATGAAGACTTTAGCACTTCGGATGGAACGTCATGAAAGTAATGCCATCCAAATGGCTCAATATTTGCTCACTCACTCAGCTGTTGCTGAGGTGTTCCATCCTGTTCTACCTGATCATCCAGGTCACGATATTCAGAAAAAGCAATGTAGTGGGAACACAGGAATATTCTCATTCAAAGTGAAGGATGCCCGCTATGTAGAACCGCTATTAAGACATATTCGTCTGATTGCTTTTGCAGAAAGCTTAGGTGGCGTAGAATCCTTAATGACCTATCCAGCTGTGCAGACTCATGCAGACATTCCACTTGAGATTCGTGAAGCTATTGGCGTAGATGACCGTCTTCTTCGCTTTTCGGTTGGGATTGAGCACGTGGATGATTTGATTGCAGATCTTGGTGGGGCTCTTGATGCAGCTCGTCAAGAAATCGAAGGAGGAGAACAGCGATGA
- the liaF gene encoding cell wall-active antibiotics response protein LiaF, with translation MKRGWLDRIFGGVVLIGIGTIFLLQQMNIVNISIGSIISTYWPLILVYMGFKNLVTSHDEKGSFLGGFIMIAVGGYFQSRALGWIGVSPGDFFRSLIPAVLIICGVYVILKPRRVKRSKHMEHPIKPDVFPPNPSELPETPTESTLDQQFEEKFGISFADEKKEQAQEAKDRHRRESEAEEHRRYSRYEDTKGFDSREKVNKSTFIGDVHMGRDYFELKPTNVSQFIGDTVIDLTNAQIPYGKTKINISAFIGDIKVYVPDDMDLGVKVNSSSFIGDMSVLSESRSGFISSIQSSTPYFREAQKKVIINVSAFIGDIKVTKVG, from the coding sequence ATGAAAAGAGGATGGTTAGATCGCATATTTGGCGGAGTAGTTTTGATCGGTATCGGTACAATATTTTTGCTTCAACAGATGAATATAGTCAACATAAGTATTGGGAGCATTATCTCAACTTATTGGCCGCTTATTTTAGTATATATGGGATTCAAGAATCTTGTGACTTCACATGATGAAAAGGGTTCATTTCTTGGGGGATTTATCATGATTGCCGTGGGGGGATATTTCCAATCACGTGCATTAGGCTGGATTGGGGTATCACCGGGTGATTTTTTTAGGTCGCTAATTCCTGCTGTTTTAATCATATGTGGTGTTTATGTGATATTGAAACCACGTCGGGTAAAGCGTAGTAAACACATGGAGCATCCTATCAAGCCTGACGTCTTCCCACCGAATCCATCAGAGCTGCCTGAAACACCAACTGAATCGACACTCGATCAACAGTTTGAAGAGAAGTTCGGTATATCTTTTGCGGACGAGAAGAAGGAACAAGCACAAGAAGCTAAGGATCGCCATCGTCGTGAAAGCGAGGCAGAAGAGCATCGGCGTTATAGTCGTTATGAAGATACTAAGGGATTTGATTCCCGCGAGAAAGTGAATAAGTCTACTTTTATCGGAGATGTGCATATGGGTCGGGATTATTTCGAACTCAAACCAACGAATGTATCACAATTTATTGGGGATACAGTCATTGATCTTACAAATGCTCAAATTCCATATGGTAAGACAAAAATTAATATCTCTGCGTTTATCGGTGACATCAAAGTGTATGTACCTGATGATATGGATCTAGGAGTAAAGGTAAACTCTAGCTCTTTTATTGGAGATATGTCTGTTTTATCTGAATCGCGTAGCGGATTCATAAGCTCGATACAATCGTCCACCCCATATTTTAGAGAAGCACAGAAGAAAGTGATCATTAATGTGAGTGCATTTATTGGTGATATTAAAGTGACCAAGGTAGGATAA
- the ytxC gene encoding putative sporulation protein YtxC, producing MEWFRITVKTGSSQEEDSFYRIVTKKNKELHKKFRSLKLSHATQDGISVWKCTGSEQKVSMGDEKSSLFHSVAEAVAEIILEIKEKQIVEGLLDKEFDFSGKEELERVVEHCLSLLAKGEESPNDSWKRRHKKLIKPIEKCLLEYSTFNLDGFIMFRQREYASELREIVEYAVDEFLVDRQYEEFVSLLKYFVYFQEPQIPVVHVIHKSGQELLLFDEVMNPLEKKPEDGVIVERLDQKDMEMEDVVVSTLISVCPAKVIIHTREPHMPAINTIIQIFDKRVEICRSCPECQAFFKEKEKI from the coding sequence ATGGAATGGTTCAGAATAACTGTTAAGACAGGTTCCTCACAAGAAGAGGATTCATTCTACCGTATCGTTACAAAGAAAAATAAGGAACTACATAAAAAATTCAGATCGTTGAAGTTGAGTCACGCTACCCAAGATGGAATATCAGTATGGAAATGCACGGGGAGTGAACAGAAAGTATCCATGGGAGATGAGAAATCCTCCTTATTTCATTCGGTGGCGGAAGCAGTCGCTGAAATCATATTAGAAATTAAGGAAAAACAAATAGTGGAGGGGCTTCTCGATAAAGAATTTGATTTCTCTGGTAAGGAGGAACTCGAACGCGTCGTAGAACATTGTTTATCGTTATTGGCCAAAGGGGAAGAATCACCCAATGATTCATGGAAACGTCGACATAAAAAGCTGATTAAGCCAATAGAAAAATGTCTGTTGGAGTATTCAACCTTTAATCTGGATGGATTTATTATGTTCAGACAAAGGGAATACGCCTCCGAACTAAGAGAAATTGTGGAATATGCGGTGGATGAATTCTTAGTCGATCGACAGTACGAGGAATTTGTAAGTTTACTGAAGTACTTTGTATATTTCCAAGAGCCACAGATTCCTGTAGTACATGTGATCCATAAGAGTGGGCAGGAGTTGTTATTGTTTGACGAAGTCATGAATCCACTAGAGAAAAAGCCAGAAGATGGCGTAATTGTGGAAAGATTAGATCAGAAGGATATGGAAATGGAAGATGTGGTTGTAAGCACACTCATTTCTGTTTGCCCTGCTAAAGTGATTATCCACACGCGCGAACCTCACATGCCAGCGATAAATACCATCATCCAAATTTTTGATAAAAGAGTTGAGATTTGTCGGTCTTGTCCAGAATGCCAAGCTTTCTTCAAAGAAAAAGAGAAGATATAA
- the mqnC gene encoding cyclic dehypoxanthinyl futalosine synthase: MSTVDRILDRVLKGERLELEDSVRLFESDEIEKLGHTADILMKRKHPDPITTFVIGRNVNYTNICDTYCRFCAFYRKPGSPEGYVLPDEVIFQKIKETEDVGGTEILMQGGTNPDLPFSYYTDLLKAIKQRFPNVTMHSFSPAEITKMQEVSGGLSLEEVVRLLHEAGLDSLPGGGAEILDDRIRSKISRLKGTWREWMDIMQIAHRQGMNTSATMVIGFGETMEERALHMLRIRQAQDECISNKYNSKGFLAFIPFTFQPDNTNLVRERETPEAYLKTVAMGRIILDNVPHLQSSWVTMGPEIGKLSLSYGCNDFGSTMMEENVVSSAGAVHKVNIESILTLIREAGKIPAQRNTRYDILKVFEEGTHADRDFVMQN, from the coding sequence ATGAGTACGGTAGACCGTATCCTAGATAGAGTACTAAAAGGCGAACGCCTTGAACTGGAAGATAGTGTTAGATTGTTTGAAAGCGATGAGATTGAGAAGTTAGGGCACACAGCGGATATTCTCATGAAACGGAAACATCCGGATCCGATCACAACTTTTGTTATAGGTCGTAATGTGAACTATACCAATATATGTGATACATATTGCCGCTTTTGTGCATTTTATCGTAAGCCGGGTTCACCTGAAGGATATGTATTACCGGATGAAGTGATTTTTCAGAAAATCAAAGAAACCGAAGATGTTGGGGGTACAGAAATTCTAATGCAGGGTGGAACCAATCCAGATCTTCCATTCAGCTATTATACAGATCTTCTTAAGGCGATTAAGCAACGTTTCCCTAATGTTACGATGCATTCCTTCTCACCTGCCGAAATTACTAAGATGCAGGAAGTTTCAGGAGGTCTGTCGTTGGAAGAGGTCGTTCGTCTGCTTCATGAAGCTGGACTAGATTCTCTTCCTGGGGGCGGAGCTGAAATTCTGGATGATCGCATCCGTTCGAAGATTAGCCGTCTTAAGGGAACTTGGCGTGAGTGGATGGATATTATGCAAATTGCACACAGACAAGGCATGAATACAAGTGCAACGATGGTTATTGGATTCGGTGAGACGATGGAAGAACGAGCTTTGCACATGCTGCGAATTCGTCAAGCCCAAGATGAGTGTATTAGTAATAAGTATAACTCTAAAGGCTTTTTGGCATTCATTCCATTTACTTTCCAGCCCGATAATACGAATCTTGTCCGTGAACGTGAAACCCCTGAAGCCTACCTAAAGACTGTAGCAATGGGACGAATCATACTTGATAATGTGCCACACTTACAGTCTTCATGGGTAACGATGGGTCCTGAAATAGGTAAATTGTCTCTGAGCTATGGCTGTAACGATTTCGGTAGTACCATGATGGAAGAGAACGTGGTTTCTTCAGCGGGAGCTGTTCATAAAGTGAACATTGAATCCATTCTTACCTTGATCCGTGAAGCAGGTAAAATTCCAGCACAACGCAATACAAGATACGATATATTAAAAGTATTCGAAGAAGGCACTCATGCTGATCGTGATTTCGTGATGCAGAACTAA
- a CDS encoding sensor histidine kinase, whose amino-acid sequence MVTIFKSTKWVLLFYFLLSGVVMAGVIYMGDYMGYIEIKDNRMWLYYSLGIVVFIVVIGYIAGQRIQRGIDLLDLNMLQVAKGNLSVRMPVVEDQSFARVYHEFNMMMETVEKKMKLLQRLGEQEVMEKEKASENAVLEERRRMARDLHDTVSQQLFAIHMSASALPKVLVKNEEQGKMVLEQLIEMSHMAQKQMRALIAQLRPVELEGKSLSQAIEKWFPDYCRQNGLKGVNELELQGDMSEAIEHQLFLIIQEAMANIVKHAHAVLVSMSLREGTHQVVLSISDDGQGFDGKSHKQGSYGLLTMRERAEKLGGQVEIISKKGAGTTIRVHIPKFSQSDSKQDNQSNEVEE is encoded by the coding sequence ATGGTGACTATATTTAAGAGTACAAAATGGGTACTGTTGTTCTATTTCTTACTAAGTGGCGTAGTCATGGCAGGGGTCATCTATATGGGCGACTACATGGGATACATTGAGATTAAGGATAATCGGATGTGGTTATATTACTCGCTTGGTATCGTTGTTTTCATAGTAGTGATTGGTTATATAGCGGGACAGCGAATTCAGCGAGGCATAGATTTGCTGGATCTTAATATGCTACAGGTAGCCAAAGGTAATTTGTCGGTTCGGATGCCGGTGGTGGAGGACCAATCTTTTGCTCGCGTATATCATGAGTTCAATATGATGATGGAAACCGTGGAGAAGAAAATGAAGTTACTTCAGCGATTAGGTGAGCAGGAAGTGATGGAGAAGGAAAAGGCATCAGAGAATGCTGTGCTAGAAGAACGGCGCCGTATGGCTCGTGATTTACATGATACGGTGAGTCAGCAACTTTTTGCGATTCATATGTCTGCTTCGGCATTACCTAAAGTGCTGGTTAAGAATGAAGAGCAAGGCAAAATGGTGTTAGAGCAATTAATTGAGATGTCACATATGGCCCAAAAGCAAATGCGCGCCCTGATCGCCCAGCTTCGTCCAGTCGAATTGGAAGGGAAAAGCCTGTCTCAAGCTATTGAGAAGTGGTTCCCTGATTATTGTCGTCAGAATGGGCTTAAGGGCGTGAATGAACTTGAGCTACAGGGGGATATGTCAGAGGCGATTGAGCATCAACTCTTTCTCATTATACAGGAAGCGATGGCGAACATTGTGAAGCATGCACATGCGGTATTGGTTAGTATGTCACTACGAGAGGGTACCCATCAGGTTGTGCTTAGCATTAGTGATGATGGACAGGGTTTTGATGGAAAATCACATAAGCAGGGATCTTATGGTTTATTAACGATGCGTGAACGAGCTGAGAAGCTTGGCGGGCAAGTGGAGATTATAAGTAAGAAGGGTGCAGGAACTACAATCCGCGTACATATTCCGAAGTTTAGCCAAAGTGATAGTAAACAAGATAACCAATCAAATGAGGTGGAGGAGTAG
- the metA gene encoding homoserine O-acetyltransferase MetA codes for MPIKIPDALPAKEILMGENIFVMDESLAYHQDIRPLRIAILNLMPTKETTEAQILRLLGNSPLQVDIVLLHPSSHTSKNTSKEYLRTFYKTFDEVKYSRFDGLIITGAPVEQMDFEEVNYWGELQEIFEWSKTHVTSTLHICWASQAGLYHHFGVPKWDMDEKIFGVFSHTVALPNVKLLRGFDELFHVPHSRHTEVRREDIEGIDELEILSESEEAGIYLVATKDGKQIFVTGHAEYDPFTLKWEYERDIAKGMTMALPQHYYPNNDPNRTPPAVWRAHANLLFANWLNYYVYQETPFDIGETAEVWPQI; via the coding sequence ATGCCAATCAAGATTCCAGACGCTTTACCTGCTAAAGAAATTCTTATGGGGGAAAATATTTTTGTCATGGATGAGAGCCTTGCTTATCATCAAGACATACGCCCACTACGTATTGCTATTCTTAACTTAATGCCTACGAAAGAAACAACAGAAGCTCAAATTCTTCGTCTGCTTGGAAACTCACCCCTTCAAGTAGATATTGTGCTACTTCATCCGAGTTCCCATACGTCTAAGAATACTTCTAAGGAGTATTTGAGAACCTTCTACAAAACATTCGATGAAGTGAAATACAGTCGATTCGATGGTTTGATTATTACGGGGGCTCCTGTCGAGCAAATGGATTTCGAGGAAGTTAATTATTGGGGTGAGCTACAAGAAATATTTGAATGGAGTAAGACGCATGTTACTTCAACTCTCCACATTTGTTGGGCTTCTCAAGCTGGACTGTATCATCATTTCGGCGTTCCTAAGTGGGATATGGACGAGAAAATATTTGGCGTATTCTCACATACAGTGGCCTTGCCTAATGTGAAACTGTTGAGAGGATTTGATGAATTATTTCATGTTCCTCATTCCCGTCATACAGAGGTTCGCCGGGAGGATATCGAAGGGATCGATGAATTAGAGATTTTATCTGAGTCTGAAGAGGCTGGAATATATTTAGTAGCTACAAAGGATGGTAAACAAATCTTTGTTACCGGTCATGCTGAGTATGATCCTTTCACGTTGAAATGGGAGTATGAACGGGACATTGCGAAAGGCATGACTATGGCACTTCCACAACATTATTATCCTAACAATGATCCTAATCGTACTCCGCCTGCTGTATGGAGAGCGCATGCTAATTTATTATTCGCAAACTGGCTCAATTACTATGTATACCAAGAAACACCTTTTGATATAGGCGAGACTGCTGAAGTGTGGCCACAAATATAG